Proteins encoded together in one Luteimonas fraxinea window:
- a CDS encoding methylmalonyl-CoA mutase family protein, producing MSTPANQLPDRQPESSPLRFVTAASLFDGHDAAINIMRRLIQSQGAEVIHLGHNRSVEDVVRAALQEDADGIALSSYQGGHVEYFKYMVDMLKERGAGHIRVFGGGGGTITPEEIRELQGYGVERIYHPNDGMKMGLVEMIEDVVNRAATARDAAVRDDSSHAPDIDDEIGLGRVLSSLEDGSISENELAKLRKTWQLAGGKTPVIGITGTGGAGKSSVTDELLNRFLASFPQMRIAVISVDPTRRRSGGALLGDRIRMNSLRSHRVYMRSMATRRQNVATNAVLKDCIGFLKSLAYDLVIVETAGIGQSDSEIVDLVDFPMYVMTSDYGAASQLEKIDMIDYAELIVLNKYDKRGAEDALRDIRKQWKRNRVAFQTADADVPVYPTIASQFNDPGVTWMFDNLCRLLREKTGAGNAGQCSFQPGLDTSLKEPRATVLIPGARVRYLAEIAESGRRINSDIERQAEAADRAQAMWQALQELGDAQLPKALDLYHSDDLQPARDPNTSPSGSGRSAAAGEGAVVVDSPSPAVPADPVQAGTALDPNTARELSTSPSGRGRTAGAGEGGAVAVDRSLLTLRQRYNDAIQALSSESLKLLREWPQRLKSITDEFTEYQVRDKSIKVDNYRDSLSHQKIPKIAAPTYKSWGELLTFLGKENLPGSYPYTGGVYPYRRTGEDPIRMFAGEGTPERTNRRFHYLSVGQPAARLSTAFDSVTLYGEDPAPRPDIYGKIGNSGVNIPTLDDMKKLYSGFDLCAPTTSVSMTINGPAPMILAMFMNCAIDQQIEKYLKADEARWQDAEAKLAKLFEGRERPRYHGELPPTNDGLGLSLLGVSGDQMVDADTYADIKARTLATVRGTVQADILKEDQAQNTCIFSTEFALRMMGDIQQYFVDRKVRNFYSVSISGYHIAEAGANPISQLAFTLSNGFTIVEYYLARGMRVDDFAPNLSFFFSNGMDPEYTVIGRVARRIWARAMRERYGANERSQMMKYHIQTSGRSLHAQEIQFNDIRTTLQALYALFDNCNSLHTNAYDEAITTPTEESVRRAVAIQMIINKEMGLNFIENPWQGSFAVDYLTDIVEEAVYKEFEAISERGGVLGAMDTMYQRGKIQEESMYYEHKKHDGSLPLVGVNMFLPKEHAGEIATEIELIRSTEEEKGQQIENVRNWQEGRNAVVLPPLPQGEGRGEGALRADASETENLAYLQNAARERRNVFEALMEAVKTHSLGQISHALYDVGGEYRRNM from the coding sequence ATGAGCACGCCGGCCAACCAGCTTCCCGACCGTCAGCCCGAGTCTTCCCCGCTGCGCTTCGTCACCGCCGCCAGCCTGTTCGACGGGCACGACGCGGCCATCAACATCATGCGGCGCCTCATCCAGTCGCAGGGCGCGGAGGTCATCCATCTGGGCCACAACCGCAGCGTCGAGGACGTGGTGCGCGCAGCGTTGCAGGAAGACGCCGACGGCATCGCGCTGTCGAGCTACCAAGGCGGGCATGTCGAGTACTTCAAGTACATGGTCGACATGCTGAAAGAACGCGGCGCCGGCCATATCCGCGTGTTCGGCGGCGGTGGCGGCACGATCACGCCCGAGGAAATCCGCGAGCTGCAGGGCTACGGCGTCGAGCGCATCTATCACCCGAACGACGGCATGAAGATGGGCCTCGTCGAAATGATCGAGGACGTCGTCAACCGCGCCGCCACCGCGCGCGATGCCGCCGTCCGCGACGATTCCAGCCACGCGCCCGACATCGACGACGAGATCGGCCTGGGCCGCGTGCTCTCCTCGCTCGAAGACGGCAGCATCAGCGAGAACGAACTTGCGAAACTGCGCAAGACCTGGCAGCTGGCCGGCGGCAAGACGCCGGTCATCGGCATCACCGGCACCGGCGGCGCGGGCAAGTCCTCGGTCACCGATGAACTGCTCAACCGCTTCCTCGCCAGCTTCCCGCAGATGCGCATCGCGGTGATCTCGGTCGATCCCACGCGTCGCCGTAGCGGTGGCGCCTTGCTCGGCGACCGCATCCGCATGAACTCGCTGCGCAGCCATCGCGTCTACATGCGCTCGATGGCCACGCGTCGCCAGAACGTCGCCACCAATGCGGTGCTCAAGGACTGCATTGGTTTCCTCAAGAGCCTCGCCTACGACCTCGTCATCGTCGAAACCGCCGGTATCGGCCAGTCGGATTCGGAGATCGTCGATCTCGTCGACTTCCCGATGTACGTCATGACCAGCGACTACGGCGCGGCCAGCCAGCTCGAGAAGATCGACATGATCGATTACGCCGAGCTGATCGTGCTCAACAAGTACGACAAGCGCGGCGCCGAGGACGCGCTGCGCGACATCCGCAAGCAGTGGAAGCGCAACCGCGTCGCGTTCCAGACCGCCGATGCCGACGTACCGGTGTATCCCACCATCGCCAGCCAGTTCAACGATCCCGGCGTGACCTGGATGTTCGACAACCTGTGCCGCCTGCTGCGCGAGAAGACCGGCGCCGGCAATGCGGGCCAGTGCAGCTTCCAGCCCGGCCTCGACACCTCGCTCAAGGAACCGCGCGCCACCGTGCTGATCCCCGGCGCGCGCGTGCGCTATCTGGCCGAGATCGCCGAATCCGGTCGCCGCATCAACAGCGACATCGAGCGCCAGGCCGAAGCCGCCGACCGCGCCCAGGCCATGTGGCAGGCGTTGCAGGAACTGGGCGACGCTCAACTGCCCAAGGCGCTCGACCTCTATCACTCCGATGATCTGCAGCCCGCCCGCGATCCCAACACCTCTCCCTCCGGGAGCGGTCGCAGCGCAGCTGCGGGTGAGGGTGCCGTGGTCGTCGACAGCCCATCCCCCGCAGTCCCCGCCGACCCCGTCCAGGCCGGCACCGCGCTTGACCCCAACACTGCGCGCGAACTCAGCACCTCTCCCTCCGGGAGAGGTCGCACCGCAGGTGCGGGTGAGGGCGGGGCCGTCGCAGTCGACCGCTCCCTCCTCACCCTGCGCCAGCGCTACAACGACGCCATCCAGGCGCTCAGCAGCGAATCGCTGAAGCTCCTGCGCGAATGGCCGCAGCGTCTGAAGTCGATCACCGACGAATTCACCGAGTACCAGGTGCGCGACAAGTCGATCAAGGTCGACAACTACCGCGACTCGCTGAGCCACCAGAAGATCCCCAAGATCGCTGCGCCCACCTACAAGAGCTGGGGCGAGCTGCTGACCTTCCTGGGCAAGGAAAACCTGCCGGGCAGCTATCCCTACACCGGCGGCGTGTATCCGTACCGCCGCACCGGCGAAGACCCGATCCGCATGTTCGCGGGCGAAGGCACGCCCGAGCGCACCAACCGCCGCTTCCATTACCTGTCCGTCGGTCAGCCGGCCGCGCGCCTGTCCACCGCCTTCGACAGCGTCACCCTGTACGGCGAAGACCCGGCGCCGCGCCCGGACATCTACGGCAAGATCGGCAACTCGGGCGTCAACATCCCCACGCTCGACGACATGAAGAAGCTCTATTCCGGCTTCGACCTGTGCGCGCCCACCACGTCGGTGTCGATGACGATCAACGGCCCCGCGCCAATGATCCTGGCGATGTTCATGAACTGCGCCATCGACCAGCAGATCGAGAAGTACCTCAAGGCAGACGAGGCCCGCTGGCAGGATGCGGAAGCTAAACTCGCCAAACTCTTCGAAGGCCGCGAACGCCCGCGCTACCACGGCGAACTGCCGCCCACCAACGACGGCCTCGGCCTGAGCCTGCTGGGCGTCTCCGGCGACCAGATGGTGGACGCCGACACCTATGCCGACATCAAGGCCCGCACCCTCGCCACCGTGCGCGGCACCGTGCAGGCCGACATCCTGAAAGAGGACCAGGCCCAGAACACCTGCATCTTCAGCACCGAGTTCGCGCTGCGGATGATGGGCGACATCCAGCAGTACTTCGTGGATCGCAAGGTCCGCAACTTCTATTCGGTTTCCATTTCCGGCTATCACATCGCCGAAGCCGGCGCGAACCCGATCAGCCAGCTCGCCTTCACCCTGAGCAACGGCTTCACCATCGTCGAGTACTACCTTGCGCGCGGCATGCGCGTGGACGACTTCGCGCCCAACCTGTCGTTCTTTTTCTCCAACGGCATGGACCCCGAGTACACCGTCATCGGCCGCGTCGCCCGCCGCATCTGGGCACGCGCCATGCGCGAGCGCTACGGCGCCAACGAGCGCAGCCAGATGATGAAGTACCACATCCAGACCAGCGGCCGGTCCCTGCACGCGCAGGAGATCCAGTTCAACGACATCCGCACCACGCTGCAGGCGCTCTACGCCCTGTTCGACAACTGCAACAGCCTGCACACCAACGCCTACGACGAAGCCATCACAACGCCCACGGAAGAAAGCGTGCGCAGAGCGGTGGCCATCCAGATGATCATCAACAAGGAAATGGGGCTCAACTTCATCGAGAACCCCTGGCAAGGAAGCTTCGCCGTCGACTACCTCACCGACATCGTCGAAGAGGCCGTCTACAAGGAGTTCGAAGCCATCAGCGAGCGCGGCGGCGTGCTGGGCGCCATGGACACCATGTACCAGCGCGGCAAGATCCAGGAAGAGTCCATGTACTACGAGCACAAGAAGCACGACGGCTCGTTGCCCCTGGTGGGCGTGAACATGTTCCTGCCCAAGGAACACGCCGGCGAGATCGCCACCGAGATCGAGCTGATCCGCAGCACCGAAGAAGAGAAGGGCCAGCAGATCGAGAACGTCCGCAACTGGCAGGAAGGTCGCAATGCGGTTGTACTTCCCCCTCTCCCTCAGGGAGAGGGCCGGGGTGAGGGCGCTCTTCGCGCCGATGCATCAGAAACCGAGAACCTCGCGTATCTTCAGAACGCGGCGCGCGAACGGCGCAATGTGTTCGAGGCGCTGATGGAGGCGGTGAAGACGCATAGCCTGGGGCAGATCAGCCACGCGTTGTACGACGTGGGTGGGGAGTATCGGCGCAACATGTAA
- a CDS encoding reverse transcriptase family protein, translated as MNKQPLRDLFDAMYHGKHQFADFMSCDVTARATAFQLNERTMYSPDKRLRAYHSFLTLFLFDYFPVESEVAFGYRKGSSAYDAVSPHARSRHFFQADITSFFGSLDSGVVANVIDEHKERSPIEDVEKYTARVRSLVLLNGSLPMGFSTSPVLSNACLYKFDRALRERCQTAGLHFTRYADDLIISSGDLELTRSAKAIVEEVLLHEFDGKLQLNAEKTKLTSIGRKVKILGMVILPNGRITVDQRTKDRIEVLIHFYRVDQERFLALVKNDRAGGLEHLAGLVSYVNTVDQEYLGKLRRKFGVTIVDSLLHKTIL; from the coding sequence ATGAATAAGCAGCCATTGCGCGATCTCTTTGATGCGATGTATCACGGAAAACATCAGTTCGCAGACTTTATGAGTTGCGATGTGACTGCGCGCGCGACCGCATTTCAGCTTAACGAAAGAACTATGTATAGCCCCGATAAGCGCTTAAGGGCATACCACTCCTTTCTGACCTTGTTCCTCTTTGACTACTTCCCTGTGGAATCCGAGGTTGCGTTTGGATACAGGAAGGGTTCCAGTGCCTATGACGCTGTCTCTCCTCATGCTCGAAGCCGCCACTTTTTTCAGGCGGACATCACGAGCTTTTTTGGCAGTCTTGATTCAGGCGTGGTCGCCAATGTTATTGATGAACATAAAGAGCGGTCGCCGATCGAAGATGTTGAAAAATATACGGCGCGAGTACGAAGTTTAGTGCTTCTCAACGGGTCGCTTCCAATGGGATTCTCGACATCCCCGGTGTTGAGTAACGCATGCCTATACAAGTTCGACCGCGCACTCCGAGAGAGGTGTCAGACGGCTGGGTTGCATTTCACTCGATACGCAGATGACCTCATTATTTCTTCGGGTGACCTCGAATTGACACGCTCCGCTAAGGCGATTGTGGAGGAGGTCTTGCTGCACGAATTCGACGGCAAGCTGCAGCTCAATGCTGAAAAAACGAAGCTGACGAGCATTGGTCGTAAGGTAAAGATTCTTGGTATGGTAATTCTGCCGAATGGACGAATCACTGTTGACCAAAGGACTAAAGATCGAATTGAGGTGCTTATCCATTTCTATCGAGTCGATCAAGAGCGCTTTCTCGCACTGGTAAAGAATGACCGTGCTGGCGGGTTAGAGCATCTCGCGGGTCTGGTTAGCTACGTAAATACTGTGGATCAGGAGTATCTGGGGAAACTTCGTCGAAAGTTTGGAGTGACAATAGTTGACAGTCTCCTGCACAAGACTATTCTGTGA